One part of the Streptomyces lydicus genome encodes these proteins:
- a CDS encoding PIG-L family deacetylase, with product MSPAPPPDDSRRPPGPSRRRLLQAAGGGVLAATAGVGIYAWRAQQLPRTAEPSGGRRPLVDPADQSFLQVIAHADDGLYFMNPELEQSIRGGARSVTVCLTGGEADGHNVSRRATDPAGVPRNRPAFARARTNGLRAAHAVMATGDPAAPWDVSVISLLPGFEAELHTLRAAPHHQLIFLELVESRAVWQARAVSLRGLWLGATDTLPTLRPAGTPVRRQYHYTRDQLTHTLVAVLDRVRPTVVRTLDPNATHSRKRPPASPDRDPRLTGLRYYDHQDHTASAYFAQAALAAHQGSTRYRPAVVEHYLGYESGVLPNDVDLSTARRKAGLLSVYGWADHRRCADPAGCGDRKVGGTALYGASGSWTRSTRLRAPGSNAWIRPAADGRLAAFAVLGGTAYCWTETRPGSGTFGGPAPVGGELLQGQIHVVRRPDGALQLFAARTVLPGRNAAHRRELVTAAQRGTDGDGRPLFPRWESLGSPDADPVRSLEIGFPAAVATPDGTVHVFVRTWDGSIAHRSGPGGAYWSLWERLEGPVGTLKASPQVVDGLDACVDSDGLIHLVAPSTGTVHHWVSKEPGELPRPAAATGLPQPGGPVSVVPLAGGAVRVAYRRSVTAQVLLAERQRLIGGWRLSAQCAPVGGHGRVAAAPVGSGDRMVLAARDDAGDVRMAMAQDAPKPWQTGRVPHSAAAGVAQDAVGRAVVAVLGTDGRLYTSRQTSVGQGALFRPWQGHAEAAGRRIRRETT from the coding sequence GTGTCACCCGCGCCTCCGCCCGACGACTCCCGCCGCCCGCCCGGCCCTTCCCGCCGCCGGCTGCTCCAGGCCGCCGGCGGGGGAGTGCTGGCCGCGACCGCCGGCGTCGGCATCTACGCGTGGCGCGCCCAGCAGCTCCCCCGGACGGCCGAACCCAGCGGCGGAAGAAGGCCCTTGGTGGACCCCGCCGACCAGTCCTTCCTCCAGGTCATCGCGCACGCCGACGACGGCCTGTACTTCATGAACCCCGAACTGGAGCAGTCCATCCGCGGCGGCGCCCGCTCGGTCACGGTCTGCCTCACCGGCGGCGAGGCCGACGGCCACAACGTCAGCAGACGGGCCACCGACCCCGCCGGCGTGCCCCGCAACCGGCCCGCCTTCGCCCGCGCACGCACCAACGGGCTGCGCGCCGCGCACGCCGTGATGGCCACCGGCGACCCGGCCGCGCCCTGGGACGTGTCGGTGATCTCCCTGCTGCCCGGCTTCGAGGCGGAGCTGCACACCCTCCGCGCCGCCCCGCACCACCAGCTGATCTTCCTGGAGCTCGTGGAGTCCCGGGCCGTCTGGCAGGCCCGCGCCGTCAGCCTGCGCGGCCTGTGGCTCGGCGCCACCGACACGCTGCCCACCCTGCGCCCCGCCGGCACCCCCGTACGGCGGCAGTACCACTACACCCGCGACCAGCTCACCCACACCCTGGTCGCGGTGCTCGACCGGGTCCGCCCCACCGTCGTACGGACCCTGGACCCCAACGCGACGCACTCCCGCAAACGCCCCCCGGCCAGCCCCGACCGCGACCCGCGGCTCACCGGCCTGCGCTACTACGACCACCAGGACCACACCGCCTCCGCCTACTTCGCCCAGGCCGCGCTGGCCGCCCACCAGGGCAGCACCCGCTACCGCCCGGCCGTCGTGGAGCACTACCTCGGCTACGAGTCCGGAGTGCTGCCCAACGACGTCGACCTGTCCACCGCCCGCCGCAAGGCCGGCCTGCTGTCGGTGTACGGCTGGGCCGACCACCGCCGCTGCGCCGACCCGGCCGGCTGCGGCGACCGCAAGGTGGGCGGCACGGCGCTGTACGGGGCCTCCGGCAGCTGGACCCGCTCCACCCGGCTGCGCGCACCCGGCTCCAACGCCTGGATCCGGCCCGCCGCCGACGGCCGGCTCGCCGCCTTCGCGGTGCTGGGCGGCACGGCGTACTGCTGGACCGAGACCCGGCCGGGCAGCGGCACCTTCGGCGGGCCGGCCCCGGTCGGCGGGGAACTGCTGCAGGGGCAGATCCACGTGGTGCGCCGCCCCGACGGCGCACTGCAGCTGTTCGCCGCCCGCACCGTGCTGCCCGGCCGCAACGCCGCGCACCGCCGGGAGCTGGTGACCGCCGCGCAGCGGGGCACCGACGGCGACGGCCGGCCGCTCTTCCCGCGCTGGGAGTCGCTGGGCTCACCCGACGCCGACCCGGTCCGCTCGCTGGAGATCGGCTTCCCCGCGGCGGTGGCCACCCCGGACGGCACGGTGCACGTCTTCGTACGGACCTGGGACGGCAGCATCGCCCACCGCAGCGGGCCCGGCGGCGCCTACTGGTCGCTGTGGGAGCGGCTGGAGGGGCCCGTCGGCACGCTGAAGGCGTCACCGCAGGTCGTCGACGGGCTGGACGCCTGCGTCGACTCCGACGGGCTGATCCACCTGGTCGCGCCGAGCACCGGGACCGTGCACCACTGGGTGTCCAAGGAGCCCGGCGAGCTGCCGCGGCCGGCCGCCGCCACGGGCCTGCCGCAGCCGGGCGGCCCGGTCAGCGTCGTGCCGCTGGCCGGCGGCGCGGTCCGGGTCGCCTACCGCCGCTCGGTCACCGCGCAGGTGCTGCTCGCCGAGCGGCAGCGGCTGATCGGCGGCTGGCGCCTCTCGGCGCAGTGCGCGCCCGTCGGCGGGCACGGCCGGGTGGCGGCGGCGCCGGTCGGCAGCGGCGACCGGATGGTGCTCGCGGCCCGCGACGACGCCGGCGACGTGCGGATGGCGATGGCCCAGGACGCGCCCAAGCCCTGGCAGACCGGCCGGGTGCCGCACTCGGCGGCGGCCGGGGTCGCCCAGGACGCGGTGGGGCGCGCCGTGGTGGCCGTGCTGGGCACCGACGGCAGGCTGTACACCAGCCGGCAGACCTCGGTCGGGCAGGGCGCGCTGTTCCGGCCCTGGCAGGGTCACGCGGAGGCCGCCGGGCGCAGGATCCGCCGGGAGACGACATAG
- a CDS encoding GtrA family protein, with translation MPARPSAASWGQMVRFAAVGGVNTLTFYACYLPLHRLLPYFAAYTAAFLISLVCSFLLNTYFTYRTRPTWKKFLLFPLTQVTNYVVQSVGLVALVSWLGMNSTVAPLVAAGFAIPFTYVVSRRILRPAASA, from the coding sequence ATGCCCGCCCGCCCCTCGGCCGCGTCCTGGGGCCAGATGGTGCGGTTCGCCGCCGTCGGCGGGGTCAACACCCTGACGTTCTACGCCTGTTACCTGCCGCTGCACCGGCTGCTGCCGTACTTCGCGGCGTACACCGCCGCCTTCCTGATCAGCCTGGTCTGCTCGTTCCTCCTCAACACCTACTTCACCTACCGCACCCGTCCGACGTGGAAGAAGTTCCTGCTCTTCCCGCTGACGCAGGTCACCAACTACGTCGTGCAGAGCGTGGGGCTGGTGGCGCTGGTGAGCTGGCTGGGGATGAACAGCACGGTGGCGCCGCTGGTCGCGGCGGGCTTCGCCATCCCGTTCACCTATGTCGTCTCCCGGCGGATCCTGCGCCCGGCGGCCTCCGCGTGA
- a CDS encoding glycosyltransferase family 2 protein encodes MKLSVVVPCYNEEAVVTRFDAALRAVLERLGVAYEVCYVDDGSGDGTLARLRGLVQRHRATTRYLSFSRNFGKEPAMLAGLRAATGDAVILMDADLQHPPELIERMLDLYQLGHDQVVAKRDRAGDRRLRTALSRLYYRAVNTWVDVELTDGVGDFRLLSRKAVDALLSLPEYNRFSKGLFSWIGFDTVTFDYRNAARGAGETKWRFGSLVNYGIDGMLSFNCRPLRLAIYAGLGLAALATVYTLWIIGAAVVGGVTAPGYVTLVAIIVGLGGLQMVMLGLIGEYIGRIYYETKRRPHFLLKETDGPPPAPEPADVTAGSQAR; translated from the coding sequence ATGAAGCTCTCCGTCGTCGTCCCCTGCTACAACGAAGAGGCCGTGGTGACCCGCTTCGACGCGGCGCTCCGCGCGGTCCTGGAGCGCCTCGGCGTCGCCTACGAGGTGTGCTACGTGGACGACGGCAGCGGCGACGGCACCCTGGCCCGGCTGCGCGGCCTGGTCCAGCGACACCGGGCCACCACCCGCTACCTCTCCTTCAGCCGCAACTTCGGCAAGGAGCCCGCCATGCTGGCCGGGCTCCGGGCGGCCACCGGCGACGCGGTGATCCTGATGGACGCCGATCTGCAGCATCCGCCCGAGCTCATCGAGCGGATGCTCGACCTCTACCAGCTCGGCCACGACCAGGTCGTCGCCAAGCGCGACCGGGCCGGCGACCGGCGGCTGCGGACCGCGCTCAGCCGGCTCTACTACCGCGCCGTCAACACCTGGGTCGACGTGGAACTCACCGACGGGGTGGGCGACTTCCGGCTGCTGTCCCGCAAGGCCGTGGACGCGCTGCTGTCGCTGCCGGAGTACAACCGGTTCTCCAAGGGCCTGTTCTCCTGGATCGGCTTCGACACCGTCACCTTCGACTACCGCAACGCCGCCCGGGGCGCCGGCGAGACCAAGTGGCGGTTCGGCTCGCTGGTGAACTACGGCATCGACGGGATGCTGTCGTTCAACTGCCGGCCGCTGCGGCTGGCGATCTACGCCGGTCTGGGCCTGGCCGCGCTCGCCACCGTCTACACCCTGTGGATCATCGGCGCGGCGGTCGTCGGCGGGGTGACGGCCCCCGGGTATGTGACGCTGGTGGCCATCATCGTGGGCCTGGGCGGGCTGCAGATGGTGATGCTGGGACTGATCGGCGAGTACATCGGCCGGATCTACTACGAGACCAAGCGGCGGCCGCACTTCCTGCTCAAGGAGACCGACGGGCCGCCCCCCGCGCCCGAGCCGGCGGACGTCACCGCCGGCTCGCAGGCCCGCTGA
- a CDS encoding YfhO family protein, whose translation MAPTPATPQEAARPQEVAPARPGRPLPAALRGALRRLGAPWLAAVLSMGAYCLALALHGSYPLGPRSRAVNDLGNQFVPFHARLWDLLHGTANGDLYFNWSSGYGVPFLADFFTYLMNPFSWLVGLFPRALADFPVFLVTLLSIGLGAALMTVLLGLLHPGSGWLRALLAVGYGLCGWVLNDGFADPMWMWGLVALPLVGIAADWCVRRTRWVAGTLLVALAWAGNFYTAAMATLATALVLGVRLLTAPPGARGDRLRAAGRAAAMAAVGIALTAPVLTVSLLASRAAQPAPEALYRHRPPPLYQLAQLLPGGHGLSPAPNIFIGVPGLLLVAAFPFVRAVPPRVRVGWYALAAGVAVSFVWQPTVLLWHGLALPNGSPYRAAFVLSGILVMISWLALAHRPRPRELAAGAGLVALLALLCRDQGAVSTATWVLVAGGGAATLAALTALTARSGARTDRTRTAVTAALTGTVLLGSAYTAFSVTAARDRIAWFRPKTTLTPASLAVRAGLAGRADWPHSRTDPGPHEFANNDPLLLGGEGGSYYSSYVPAVTARTLQALGAGWYMRGRHTLSFEDPVGRAVMGVGSYLSAAHGRLTAYRAPHAPLLTVRDGPPPAAGGEPSTVFARQERLLGAAVYEVPRLTPGGGPVPLPVRGGWLLPPAPLPAAGRQVAGPDTAGTVFTARCAPGGVVVWSAPWFAGRVGGPGGHVEGAGKYDITAGAAGELGRVPADGRVTVRVHGQGWQVVPEHAVGCLSPRRLAAAVGALRGPRTLTVDGHRLTARLPRGAAGRAVLAVPAVTGWSCAVDGGPARAPESDGGLLAVPLGGGAGRLSCAYVPPGLRPGLAVSGAAGLVLAAVAFGGRLRGRSRLRPSKEARA comes from the coding sequence GTGGCTCCGACGCCCGCCACCCCACAAGAGGCGGCCCGGCCCCAGGAGGTTGCCCCGGCGCGCCCCGGCAGGCCACTCCCGGCGGCGCTGCGCGGGGCCCTGCGACGGCTCGGCGCCCCCTGGCTGGCCGCGGTGCTGTCGATGGGGGCGTACTGCCTGGCGCTGGCCCTGCACGGCAGCTACCCGCTGGGGCCGCGGTCACGCGCCGTCAACGACCTCGGCAACCAGTTCGTGCCGTTCCACGCCCGGCTGTGGGACCTGCTGCACGGCACCGCGAACGGCGACCTGTACTTCAACTGGAGCAGCGGGTACGGAGTTCCCTTCCTCGCGGACTTCTTCACGTATCTGATGAACCCGTTCTCCTGGCTGGTCGGGCTCTTCCCGCGCGCGCTGGCCGACTTCCCGGTGTTCCTGGTCACGCTGCTGAGCATCGGGCTGGGCGCCGCCCTGATGACCGTGCTCCTGGGGCTGCTGCACCCCGGCTCCGGGTGGCTGCGGGCGCTGCTGGCGGTGGGGTACGGGCTGTGCGGCTGGGTGCTGAACGACGGTTTCGCCGACCCGATGTGGATGTGGGGGCTGGTCGCGCTGCCGCTGGTCGGGATCGCGGCGGACTGGTGCGTGCGCCGCACCCGCTGGGTGGCCGGCACCCTCCTGGTCGCCCTCGCCTGGGCGGGCAACTTCTACACGGCGGCGATGGCGACGCTGGCGACGGCGCTGGTGCTCGGCGTGCGGCTGCTGACCGCCCCGCCGGGCGCCCGGGGCGACCGGCTGCGGGCGGCGGGCCGGGCCGCGGCCATGGCGGCCGTCGGCATCGCGCTGACCGCACCGGTGCTGACCGTCAGCCTGCTGGCCAGCCGGGCGGCGCAGCCGGCGCCCGAGGCCCTCTACCGCCACCGGCCGCCACCGCTCTACCAGTTGGCGCAGCTGCTGCCCGGCGGGCACGGCCTGTCGCCCGCCCCCAACATCTTCATCGGCGTCCCCGGCCTGCTGCTGGTCGCCGCCTTCCCGTTCGTGCGCGCGGTGCCGCCGCGGGTACGCGTCGGCTGGTACGCGCTGGCCGCGGGGGTCGCCGTGTCGTTCGTGTGGCAGCCGACGGTCCTGCTGTGGCACGGCCTCGCGCTGCCCAACGGCAGCCCGTACCGCGCCGCCTTCGTGCTCAGCGGGATCCTGGTGATGATCTCCTGGCTGGCGCTGGCGCACCGCCCGCGGCCGCGCGAGCTGGCCGCGGGCGCCGGGCTGGTGGCGCTGCTGGCCCTGCTGTGCCGCGACCAGGGGGCGGTCTCGACGGCGACCTGGGTGCTGGTGGCCGGCGGGGGCGCCGCGACGCTGGCGGCGCTGACCGCGCTGACGGCGCGGTCCGGTGCGCGCACCGACCGCACCCGGACCGCGGTCACCGCCGCGCTGACCGGCACGGTGCTGCTCGGCTCGGCGTACACGGCGTTCTCGGTGACCGCGGCGCGCGACCGGATCGCGTGGTTCCGGCCCAAGACCACGCTGACCCCGGCGTCGCTGGCCGTCCGGGCCGGGCTCGCCGGGCGCGCCGACTGGCCGCACTCGCGCACCGATCCCGGCCCGCACGAGTTCGCCAACAACGATCCGCTGCTGCTGGGCGGCGAGGGCGGCTCGTACTACAGCAGCTACGTACCGGCCGTCACCGCCCGCACCCTGCAGGCGCTGGGCGCGGGCTGGTACATGCGGGGCCGTCACACGCTCAGCTTCGAGGACCCGGTGGGCCGGGCGGTGATGGGCGTGGGCAGCTACCTGTCGGCGGCGCACGGCCGGCTCACCGCCTACCGGGCGCCGCACGCCCCGCTGCTGACGGTCCGCGACGGGCCGCCGCCCGCCGCGGGCGGCGAGCCGTCCACCGTATTCGCCCGGCAGGAGCGGCTGCTGGGGGCGGCCGTCTACGAGGTGCCGCGCCTGACGCCCGGCGGGGGCCCGGTCCCGCTGCCGGTCCGCGGCGGGTGGCTGCTGCCGCCCGCGCCGCTGCCCGCCGCGGGCCGGCAGGTGGCGGGCCCGGACACCGCGGGGACCGTCTTCACCGCGCGGTGCGCCCCGGGCGGTGTCGTGGTGTGGTCCGCCCCGTGGTTCGCCGGGCGGGTCGGCGGGCCGGGCGGGCACGTCGAGGGGGCCGGGAAGTACGACATCACCGCGGGCGCGGCGGGCGAGCTGGGCCGGGTGCCGGCCGACGGCCGGGTCACCGTGCGCGTGCACGGGCAGGGCTGGCAGGTGGTGCCCGAACACGCGGTGGGCTGTCTGTCGCCGCGCCGGCTCGCCGCGGCGGTCGGTGCCCTGCGCGGGCCGCGCACGCTGACCGTCGACGGGCACCGGCTGACGGCGCGGCTCCCCCGGGGCGCCGCCGGCCGCGCGGTGCTGGCGGTGCCGGCGGTGACCGGGTGGAGCTGCGCGGTGGACGGCGGCCCTGCCAGGGCGCCGGAGTCGGACGGCGGGCTGCTGGCCGTCCCGCTCGGCGGGGGCGCCGGGCGGTTGTCGTGTGCGTACGTCCCGCCGGGTCTGCGACCGGGGCTGGCGGTGAGCGGTGCGGCCGGGCTGGTCCTCGCCGCGGTCGCGTTCGGGGGACGCCTGCGGGGCCGCTCACGGCTCCGCCCCAGCAAGGAGGCCCGGGCATGA
- a CDS encoding glycosyltransferase family 2 protein, translating to MPISPQPANPAHGGPAGPAPAVSVIIPVHNTRPYLPRSLGSVFAQTLDQRRIEVIAVDDGSTDGSAAWLTAQALHHPNLTVITQPASGGAGRPRNVGLSLATGDYVFFLDSDDHLGPEALDRLTRMAQTHHSDVVHGRIVGVDGRAAPVDLRTTRARVTPFDSPVYWTLAAYKLFRRAFLEQHRLRFVEGRLLAEDLPFGIAALLRADTVSVLADYDCYYLHGRPDDSNASRQELDWCEYLHYIGTVLATVEAEVPPGPDRDALMVRHFHGEILMPFAAPYLSRPPDGRRAMAAAARPLVERYLTDRVQAALPPRLRLRAHCLRAALDDALTAVVRADTEATPPEPPYAADGRLYARYPGFRDPHHALPDACYDLTDRVAPRQRLTGRQWAGGVLHLRGTATLPGLHGTTAEVLLHGPAGRYRIPARHDGERWRAAVDPATAADGAPLPAGLWGLKIALTAHGAPAPDADPADTAVHREAWLVPEPDGPGEPAAVPAGPRPRLVGRGPDGPAVAALLPAGPHHHLHLDLDPDGRRHPLGTDLRGTVTTTRTGRATLTAHLTLPGCPTDAGLRLTLRAGDRTLVARRTTVEPAAADRYTLRCSLHGVPPGTWQVALRLTAGPLRHDLPVRTADDRTPLTVTVPRPSRRLRLR from the coding sequence GTGCCGATATCCCCCCAACCCGCGAACCCGGCTCACGGCGGGCCGGCCGGCCCCGCCCCGGCCGTCTCCGTGATCATCCCCGTCCACAACACCCGCCCCTACCTCCCCCGCAGCCTCGGCTCGGTGTTCGCGCAGACCCTCGACCAGCGCCGCATCGAAGTGATCGCCGTCGACGACGGCTCCACCGACGGCAGCGCCGCCTGGCTCACCGCACAGGCCCTCCACCACCCCAACCTCACGGTCATCACCCAGCCCGCCTCGGGCGGCGCCGGCCGCCCCCGCAACGTCGGCCTGAGCCTGGCCACCGGCGACTACGTCTTCTTCCTCGACTCCGACGACCACCTCGGCCCCGAGGCCCTGGACCGGCTCACCCGCATGGCCCAGACCCACCACTCCGACGTCGTCCACGGCCGGATCGTCGGCGTCGACGGCCGCGCCGCCCCCGTCGACCTGCGCACCACCCGCGCCCGCGTCACCCCCTTCGACTCACCCGTCTACTGGACGCTGGCCGCCTACAAACTCTTCCGCCGCGCCTTCCTCGAACAGCACCGCCTGCGCTTCGTCGAGGGCCGCCTGCTGGCCGAGGACCTCCCCTTCGGCATCGCCGCGCTGCTCCGCGCCGACACCGTCTCCGTCCTCGCCGACTACGACTGCTACTACCTGCACGGCCGCCCCGACGACAGCAACGCCAGCCGCCAGGAACTCGACTGGTGCGAGTACCTCCACTACATCGGCACCGTCCTCGCCACCGTCGAGGCCGAGGTCCCGCCGGGCCCCGACCGCGACGCCCTGATGGTCCGCCACTTCCACGGCGAGATCCTCATGCCGTTCGCCGCCCCCTACCTCAGCCGCCCCCCGGACGGCCGCCGCGCCATGGCCGCCGCCGCCCGCCCCCTCGTCGAGCGCTACCTCACCGACCGGGTCCAGGCCGCCCTGCCACCCCGGCTGCGGCTGCGCGCCCACTGCCTGCGCGCCGCCCTCGACGACGCACTCACCGCCGTCGTCCGCGCCGACACCGAGGCCACCCCGCCCGAACCGCCGTACGCCGCCGACGGCCGCCTCTACGCCCGCTACCCCGGCTTCCGCGACCCCCACCACGCCCTGCCCGACGCCTGCTACGACCTCACCGACCGCGTCGCGCCGCGCCAGCGGCTGACCGGCCGGCAGTGGGCGGGCGGCGTCCTGCACCTGCGGGGCACCGCCACCCTCCCCGGACTCCACGGCACCACCGCCGAGGTACTGCTGCACGGCCCCGCCGGCCGCTACCGGATACCGGCGCGCCACGACGGCGAGCGGTGGCGGGCCGCCGTCGACCCGGCGACCGCCGCCGACGGGGCGCCGCTGCCCGCCGGCCTGTGGGGCCTGAAGATCGCGCTCACCGCCCACGGGGCACCGGCCCCGGACGCCGACCCCGCGGACACCGCCGTCCACCGCGAGGCATGGCTGGTACCGGAACCCGACGGGCCCGGGGAGCCGGCCGCCGTACCCGCCGGGCCGCGCCCCCGCCTCGTCGGCCGCGGCCCCGACGGCCCCGCCGTCGCCGCCCTCCTGCCCGCGGGGCCGCACCACCACCTCCACCTCGACCTGGACCCCGACGGCCGCCGCCACCCCCTCGGCACCGACCTCCGCGGCACCGTCACCACCACCCGCACCGGTCGCGCGACCCTCACCGCCCACCTCACCCTGCCCGGCTGCCCCACCGATGCCGGTCTGCGGCTGACCCTCCGCGCCGGCGACCGCACGCTCGTCGCCCGCCGCACCACCGTCGAACCGGCCGCCGCCGACCGCTACACCCTCCGCTGCTCCCTGCACGGCGTCCCGCCCGGCACCTGGCAGGTCGCCCTCCGCCTGACCGCCGGGCCGCTCCGCCACGACCTCCCCGTCCGCACCGCCGACGACCGGACCCCCCTGACCGTCACCGTCCCCCGGCCGTCCCGCCGGCTCCGCCTCCGCTGA
- a CDS encoding DUF1876 domain-containing protein — protein MLQTAVGWHVELEFEEDTHRTRAAALVRLADGSEVRAHGYASRHPADSNQARVGEEIAGARALNELAMKLLTKAHDEIDEASGRTSHPLT, from the coding sequence ATGTTGCAGACCGCTGTCGGATGGCATGTGGAGCTGGAATTCGAGGAGGACACGCACCGCACGCGTGCCGCCGCCCTGGTGAGGCTCGCCGACGGGAGTGAGGTCCGGGCCCACGGCTACGCCAGCCGCCACCCCGCCGACTCCAACCAGGCGCGGGTCGGCGAGGAGATCGCGGGAGCCAGGGCGCTCAACGAACTGGCGATGAAGCTGCTGACCAAGGCCCACGACGAGATCGACGAGGCGTCCGGCCGGACGTCGCACCCACTGACCTGA
- the galE gene encoding UDP-glucose 4-epimerase GalE, whose amino-acid sequence MSYLITGGAGYIGSHVVRALRQAGEQVVVLDDLTTGVAARVPEGVPLVVGSTLNRALLDETIAAHGVTDVVHLAAKKQVGESVDMPLLYYRENVHGLQILLEAMAAGGVGRLVFSSSAAVYGMPDVDLVTEDTPCAPINPYGETKLVGEWMARAAGRAHGISTACLRYFNVAGAATPELADTGVYNIVPMVFEKLTEGAAPRIFGDDYATPDGTCIRDYIHVADLAEAHVAAARKLAEPGPVRDLTLNIGRGEGVSVREMIDLITELTGHEGVTAEVTPRRAGDPARVVAAADRIGSELGWKARHDVRDMITSAWAGWRHHHPQG is encoded by the coding sequence ATGTCTTACTTGATCACGGGTGGTGCCGGCTACATCGGCTCCCATGTCGTACGGGCCCTGCGGCAGGCCGGCGAGCAGGTCGTGGTGCTGGACGACCTGACGACGGGCGTCGCCGCGCGCGTCCCCGAGGGCGTCCCGCTGGTCGTCGGCTCGACGCTGAACCGTGCGCTGCTCGACGAGACGATCGCCGCGCACGGCGTCACCGACGTGGTGCACCTGGCGGCGAAGAAGCAGGTCGGCGAGTCGGTGGACATGCCGCTGCTGTACTACCGGGAGAACGTCCACGGCCTGCAGATCCTGCTGGAGGCGATGGCCGCGGGCGGGGTGGGACGGCTGGTGTTCTCGTCCTCCGCGGCGGTCTACGGCATGCCGGACGTCGACCTGGTCACCGAGGACACCCCCTGCGCGCCGATCAATCCGTACGGCGAGACGAAGCTGGTCGGGGAGTGGATGGCCCGGGCGGCGGGCCGGGCGCACGGGATCTCCACGGCGTGCCTGCGGTACTTCAACGTGGCGGGCGCGGCCACCCCGGAACTCGCCGACACCGGCGTCTACAACATCGTTCCGATGGTCTTCGAGAAGCTGACCGAGGGCGCCGCGCCGCGCATCTTCGGCGATGACTACGCCACCCCGGACGGCACCTGCATCCGCGACTACATCCACGTCGCGGACCTCGCCGAGGCGCATGTGGCGGCGGCCCGCAAGCTCGCCGAGCCGGGCCCGGTGCGGGATCTGACGCTCAACATCGGGCGCGGGGAGGGCGTCTCCGTACGGGAGATGATCGACCTGATCACCGAACTCACGGGCCATGAGGGGGTCACCGCGGAGGTCACCCCGCGGCGCGCCGGCGATCCGGCCCGGGTGGTCGCGGCCGCCGACCGGATCGGGTCCGAGCTGGGCTGGAAGGCCCGCCACGACGTGCGCGACATGATCACCTCGGCGTGGGCGGGCTGGCGCCACCACCACCCGCAGGGCTGA